The Swingsia samuiensis genome contains the following window.
AAATACAATGTTCTAACTAGACTAAATTTATAAATACACTTCACTCAAAAAAACCTAAGACACACTATTTTTAACTTTTTAAAATAGTGTGTCTATTTAAATTTTATTTTATATCGTTGTTTGTTGAATTAACTATTTTTTTAGTGTTTAATTTTCATACCCAATAATTAACGTGTATGGAAAGTCATATGAAAAGGCATTTATCTCTTGGGTTACACATAAGTACTCTAGTCTTTTTTTTTGAATTTACTCCTGCTTTAGCAAGAGATGTCTCTCCAAAAACAATCACCCATAAACACCCCCCTTATAAAAAACTGCCAACAAAGGCTCATATCATTCCCCAAAATGATGAACATGTTACTGTTTCTGCTACTCACAAATCGCATGGAACACATATCATCTTATCTCGCAAAATCATGGATGAGCAGCTTCCTGGCACAAACCCACTAAAAACACTCGCTCAACTCCCTGGAATTCAATTCCAATCAGATGATCCTCAAGGGATCGATACTTACGCTATTCAACTTTACATGCATGGATTTACTCAAAACGAAATTGGAATGACCCTTGATGGGATCCCTTTAGGAGAGCCAACATTTCGAAATTACAATGGCCTTAATCCCATACAAGCAATTTCCTCTGAAAATGTTGCACGGCTAGATGTTTCTCAAAGTGCAGGAGCAGAGTCAGACGCAAATACAAATGCTTTAGGCGGAAGTATTAATTATATCTCATCAAGCCCCCATAATAAGACAGGTGGAACAATAGCTCAAAGTTTCGGCAGTAATTCTCTCTACCATTCCTTTTTTCGATTTGATTCTGGAAAGCTCAACTCTTCTGGAACAAAATTTTTCGTATCGTACATGAGGAACGATACAAATAAATGGAAAGGAGGGGGGGATCAGTTTATGCAACAAGTCAATGCTAAAATTGTTCAACCAATCGGCCAAAGCAGTCATGTTAGTGCTTTCTTTGATTGGGACGATTTACGCATGGTAAATTACCAAGACTATACTCCCAATTGGCTTAAAAATAATGGGCCTTCTTTAGATAATTTTTACGGACTGCCGAATGCATGGGCAAATGCCTATAATGCGTCTCGGGGTGTTTTTCCATCGTCTTATAAAAATGTTTATGATCCTAAAGATGCGTCATATTATGATAGTACCGCATCATCCGGTGACTCTTTTGGTGGAATTAATGCAGACCTCGAATTAACAAATCGACTACGTTGGAAAACAACATTGTATGGCCACGAAGAAACAGGCCATGGTACATATGCAAATCCATATGCATGCTCTAATAGCACAAGCTCTCCATGCTCACCTGCCGATGATACCGTTTCTCTGAATGGGGGACGAATTTTTGAGCAAGTGCGTAAACCTTCCATAAATCGTTATGGTGTTTTGTCTTCTCTTGACTATCACATAGCTAAAAATTTTATTTCCCTCGGAGGATGGTATGAAAATAATCATTACTCCACATATGAATATGCTTACCAGCAACCCTTATTAGGGGAAGGGGAACCATTAAATCCCTTTGGTAGTTTTTCTGGAGTGCCATATCGCACCTTGTGGGGACAACAATATAATACGAATACATTCACAGCTTTCGTCCAAGACACATATCATCCAATTTCATCATTGACCCTTCACTTTGGGTTTAAATCGATACTGAATACAACCCGTGTAGGAGATGCAGAAAATTGGTCTAAACGCTTTCCTCAGCTTACAAGTAGCGAAAGTCTAACAACAGCTAAGGCTTTTCTGCCTCACATGAGTGCTGAATGGCATTTTTTACCACGACATAGCCTTTTCGTTGATATTTCTGAAAATGTGCATGCCTATCCTCAGTCAGGATATAATTCAAGCAATGCACCAATGGCTGTTTCCCAAGTTGCATATAATGCTGTGAAGGACACCCTTCAACCTGAAACAGCATGGACGTTTGCTGGTGGCTATCGTTATGCAGACCGGTATGTCGATGCCAATTTATATTTATATCGTACAAATTTTCATAATCGCCTTCAACAAATCTTAGGAAGTGCAGGCGAGGGAAGTCTCTTAACCAACAATACCTCATCCGTACAAAATGTTGGAAATGTAAATATGAATGGCCTAGATGCTAGCTTAACTCTAACTCCAATCCGAGGGCTCAGTTTATTTAATAGTCTTAGCTACGACCATGCAACGTATGGTCAAAATATTAAAAGTGGGGGAAGTACGTATTTTACCAAAGGGAAACAAGTCGTTGCATATCCTCGCTTTATGTACAAAGCGCGTTTATCATATGATTGGAAAAATTGGCAAACATATATAGATGCCCAGTACTATAGTTCTAGAAATTTTGATTATACTGGAGACTATAAAATATCACCCTATTGGATGAGCGATTTAGGGGTGTCTTACACTCTAAATAATGTTCATTTATTAAATAATAATGCTTCTTCTATTCACAAACTTATTTTCTCTTTTAATATTTATAACCTTGCCAACACCCGATATGTATCCACGATGGGACAAAACGGTTTTACAATGAGCAATGCTCAAAACGCTTCATTTAACAATCAGTCCATCCTCCTTGGCGCTCCGCGACAATTCTTTGGATCGGTTAGAGCTGAGTTTTAAACATACAAACATAGCTATTCAGTTTTATTAAGTGCTGAATAGCTATTTTCTAGTGTAGCAAATGTCGATGCCATGATCTATGGAATTACTAATATATAAAAAGAAAGTCACGAATTTAAAATCACTGCAAATATTTTTATTATAAACCATTTATATAAAGGTCACGCTGTATATTCAGCGTGACCTTTATAGTTATTTACTCGTTCACATCAACTAAAACTACTTCTGAATCTTCGAAAGATTTAAATTTCAATATATCAGTATCGTCAACAGCTGCGCCGTCTCTTTCATTAATAATTTTACCATTCACTTCTACTCGGCCTTTAGCGACAACCAGATAAGCCTTGCGCTCACGGCCAAGACTATATTCCGTCTCTTCACCATTTTTTAAATTGGCGCCTAGTACTCGAGCATCAGCGTGAATCTTCAACGCATCGTTATCATTATCTTGACCGGAAGCTAAGACTACAAAGTGCCCAGAGCGATCACCTTTTGGAAAAGTTCTTGTTCCCCACGAAGGTTTATGACCTTTTTGATCTGGCATAATCCAAATTTGAAAAATACGTGTGGTTTCTGGCTCTAAGTTATATTCACTATGCACGACCCCAGTACCAGCAGACATCACCTGCACATCACCGGCAACCGTACGTCCTTTATTCCCTAGATTGTCTTCATGAGTAATAGCTCCGTCACGAACATAGGTTATAATTTCCATGTCCCGATGAGGATGGGGAGGGAAGCCTGTCCCGGCAGCAATAGTATCGTCATTCCAAACAAGAAGATTCCCCCAGCCAACACGCTTAGGATCATAATAATCTGCAAAAGAGAAATGGTGTTTTGCTTGTAACCAACCGTGATGTGCTCCGCCGAGTTGATTAAAAGGACGAACGTCTATCATATGTTCATCTCCTAAATATCAATAAAGATATTATATTAGTTTCTGATCCTGTTTTTATAAAACATATTCTTAATAAATTAAACCAAAATAAAAGAAACTGACAGTTTCTAAAATTATGATATTCAAACCTAATTCAATAAAAATTATTTCCACGCCAATTATCGTGTATAGGGTTTAATCTATAAGAGGATAAAGTTTTCCCTTCTTTTATATTATCGCTATAACGAAATTTTGATGTTTCTACAGGTTTTTTGATATTTTTTATTAATGTTGATGCTTGTAAAAGCACTTCTTTCTCATGTTTCCCACTCTTTGAATTAAAAGAATTATATTTCTCAAATGTATTTGGAAAAATAACTTTAGGCCCCATCGACGTCATAACGACTTGCGGTAAAAAATCTGGAGGACGATAATTATCCTCTACACCACTCCATAAAGCAAAAACATGCTGCCTATATTCTGCTCCCAGTTGAGGAGTTAATGAGTGATATGCACCAACCGCCTGCAACCAACTATGTGTTTTTCCAAATAGTTGATGTAAAAACTCTCCTCCATATTGAGCATTCAAATAGGGGTCAAAAGCATTCTCTAAAGATCTAAACGCATCAGGATGTTGATGAAGGTTAATCTGCATGCATCCAACATCAATAGAAACTATTCCTTCCTGAATAAATTCACGAACAGCCTGAATTGCTTCATTCTTAGAATTGAAGAAATACCCTTTACCCTCAGCATTAACAGTCCAAGGCCATGCCTCTCTTTTTCCTAATCTAGATGTCGTCCTTCCACTCTCAATTAACGCAACGGACTGTAATAAATTATGGGGGATATTAAATTGATATTCTGCTTGTGAGATCGGGACAGAGCAAAGCCCATCCTCACTTCGGGCATCTTTACTATACCCCCCCAAACAGATCAAAATACTTAATAAGAAAAAGGTTCTCAGCATATAAAACTATATATCTGAGAACTGTAAATAAACCCTTACTCAGAAAGAGGTTCACACACCTTTTTAAGCCATTCTTGAACTTCAGGCTCAACTTCTGGAGCAATTTTAGAAAAAGTATTCGAATGATATGTATTAATCCAAGAAACCTCGTCTTCATTAAGAAGAGATAAATCAATCAATTCACGATCTATGGGAGTATAGGTTAACACCTCAAACTCTAGAAAATGCTTCGTGCTCTTTGGATTTTGCGCCTGTTTTACCAGCATTAAATTTTCAATACGGATACCATAATCACCCGCTTGATAATAACCCGGTTCATTAGACACAATCATACCCTCTTGAAGAGGCGTTGGTCTGAATACAGAGGAAATACTCTGAGGCCCTTCGTGAACAGATAAATAGCTTCCTATTCCATGCCCTGTTCCATGATCAAAATCCAAGCCAACTTCCCACAAAGGGAGCCGTGCCAATGCATCAAGACGGTGTCCTGTTGTCCCAAGAGGAAAACGCGCGCATGATAAAGCAATATTTCCTTTTAAAACACGCGTAAATGCTTCTTTAATGCTCTTTGGAGGGTTTTCCGGTCCAATCCAAACTGTTCGAGTAATATCTGTTGTTCCAAAAGGATATTGGCCGCCACTATCAATCAAATAAACACTATTAGGTGTTAAACTACGATCTTTCCCTATCTCCGCACGATAATGAGGATAGGCTCCATTGGGGCCAACAGCTGAAATTGCATCAAAGCTTTGTTCTTTATAAAACTCAGACTGTCTTCTAAAATAATCCAATCTTTCAACAAGATCAGTTTCACGTTGACCTACACCAGAAGTCGTCAATGAATGAAGAAAACGTGCAAGTGCTACACCATCATAATGATGCGCTCTTCTAGACCCTTCTTGTTCAACAACATTCTTAATTGCCTTAGGTAAGGTACACGGATCAACCTCATCGATAATCCGAGCTTTATTCATTTTCAGAAATGCTTCAAACCACACAGGTGTTGTTGAAGAATCAATGCGTACTGTTTTTTCTGATAATTTTAACAATCTTTCTTCTAAGTGGTGAGGGGGGTAAACGGTAACTTCATCCCTAAAAGCATCGAGTAAATCTCTCTCAACACGTTCCTTTTCAATAAAAAGCTCAGCCTTCGCGTCAGCATGTAAAAGAGCATATCCATGAGCAATAGGCGTGAGCGGAACATCACTCCCTCGTAAATTAAATAACCAAGCAACAGACGTACAGTCTGCAAAAATAACTGCGTCTTGATCGTTTTTTTCCAATAACTCGGCCAGCCTTTTGCGCTTGCTTGCGCTGCTTTCCCCGGAAAATTCAATAGAATGTTTAACTACAGCATTTTTGGTTTCTAAAGGGCGATCTTTCCATGCCATATCAATAGGGTTTTGAGTTAATGGTACAAGCTCTACATTCTTCGCCCGCCATGACTTTAACATTGACTGGCTAACAAGCTTCGGATCGTAGCCTATTTTTAGACCGCTTGCATTTTGCTCTAACCACTTTGACAATGGTTCTGAAATAATATGATGGCGCTCCCATACATCATGTAATACTTGTTCTTCCATCTGGACTGTATAACGACCATCTGAAAAAACAGAAGCGACATTAGGCAAAACGGCGGCTAGTCCAGCACTTCCTGTAAACCCCGTTAACCATGCCAACCGTTCAGATGCTTCAGAAACATACTCCCCCAGAAACTCATCGCCTCTGGGAATAATAAACCCTGAAACCCCAAGTTCTTCACAGGCTTGTCTTGTCAATTTTAGACGATCATGAAGGGCGATGGCAGATAATGTCATGATAAACTCTTTAAAGTGGATGTATCTTTTTCTAGGAGAAGCGTCATAAACAAAAGGTCTAACCAACGCCCTTTTTTAAAACCAACTTGAGATAAAAGGCCTTTTTGCTCAAACCCAAAACTTTTATGCAAAGCGACTGAAGCATCATTTCCAGCTGTGATCCCTGCAATCATAACATGGAAACCAGCTTCTTTAGCATGATCAATTAACTCTGCTAAAAGGCGTCTTCCAACGCCTTTGCCTTGATGCTGGTGCCCCACATACACTGAATTCTCAATCGTTTGGGAATATCCTTCAAAGGCCCTGAATGGACCATAAGATGCATATCCCAAAAGCTCATTATTTTCATTTACAGCAACAAATACAGGAAAACCGTGTGCTCTTCGATCTTCCATCCATCGCTGCCTTTGGTCGAGTGTAAAAGGTGTATTAATCCATAAGGCATCTGTATGCTCAATGGCATAATTAGTAATTTTTAGTAAGGCAGGAAGATCAGAACTTTTAGCCTTACGGATGATAATATCCATATTATCCTCGCCGACGCAATATTAAGGTCGCCCAATCACCTTCACGAAGTATGCGTTCCAAAATCAACCCCTGCCTCCTATGGGCCGCCAAAACCATATTCGCTTGGCTATACAACAACCCTGCCAAAATAGCTGTTCCATCAGGTGCCAAATTCAACGCTAAAGATTTTGCCATTCGACATAAAGGACGCGCTAAAATATTGGCAAAAACCAAATTATAAGGACCTTTAGAACGAACAGCATCTGTGTTCCAGCCGTTCCCAAAGCGACAATCAATCAAATTCCCTTGACCGTTTAATCGTGCATTTGATTTAGCTGTACGCACGGACCATGGTTCTATATCAACGGCAAGAACAGGTTGATGCAACAATTTAGCCGCTGCCATAGCTAAAATACCGGATCCACATCCCATATCTAAAATATTTTGTGGCTTACGGTAAGAAACCATTTCTAAAGCACGAATACACCCTCGTGTTGAGCCATGTTCGCCAGAGCCAAAAGCGATCCCTGCGTCCAGTGTAATTGTTAAGCGGGATCGGTTATCCGCACGGTGCAAATGTGTTCCACGAATAGTAAATCTTTTGCCAACTTCCTGCTCAGGAAAAGATTCATACGTCCGCGCTAACCAACCTTCAGCTTCTGTGGACTCTCGGTGCAAATCCGCATTACAACCTGTAAGAATACGCGCAACGGAAAGGGCATTATCAAGCTCGTCTTCTTTATACCCAATATCTTTGACACCTTCTATGCGCCAATATTTTTGCTCGTCATCTGCCTCAAATATTCCAACAGTCTCACAAGCACACATCAAAGCTTGTTCAAAAATGGGAACAAACTCTTCTTCAACAGTTAATGAAAGGGTTTCTAAAGCGCTTGCATGCCGGCGGCTAACACTACGAGGGGCCATCATGATTTTATCTCCACAAAATTCGCTAAAATGCGTTTTATTCCGACATTATTAAAGTTCACTTCCAACCGATCACCGTCTGAAGAAATGACTAACCCCTCTCCAAATTTTTGATGAAAAACTGTCGCCCCAAGGGGAATATGAGCTGTTGTTTCTTTTATATCTGTAATTCTTTTGTAAGCAGGCTGTGAACGGTTAGAACGTGTACTGGTAAAAGTACCCGACGCAAACATGGACGGACTAAAAGAAGCTTGCCTCCGTTTTTCAACACTTTCTCCCCGCATATCTATATATTCTAACGGTATTTCATCAATAAATCGACTAGGGATCGAACTTTGCCAATTCGCATAAATGCGTCGGCTTGCCGCGTGTAAAATAACAGCCCGTTGGCGCGCACGTGTAAGACCAACATAAGCAAGGCGACGTTCTTCTTCTAACGCTCGATTACCACCTTCATCTAATGACCGCTGGGATGGGAAAACTCCTTCCTCCCAACCAGGAAGAAAAACAGTATCAAACTCCAGTCCTTTTGCACCATGAAGCGTCATGAGATTAACTTTCTCATCTGTTTCAGTTCTATCAATATCCATGACTAAAGCCACATGCTCTAAAAACCCTTCAAGCGTTGCAAAATCACCAATCGCCCGCATAAGCTCACGAATATTTTCAAGACGCCCTGGCGCTTCGACAGATCGATCATCTCTCCACATTTGAAGATAACCTGATTCTTCCAAAAGCTGCTCACTTGCAACGACATGTCCTTCTGTATCCAGTGTTGCTTTCGCCTGAGTAAAATTAGCCATCAGATGAGATAAAGCTTTTTTTGATTTCCCTTTCAGACTGTCTGTAGAAAGCTGAATATTTACAGCATCAACAAGAGAGCAGGGAAGGGTTTGAGCCTCTTTATGCAATTTCTGAAGAGCAACAGCACCGATCCCACGTTTAGGAACGTTAATGATACGCTCAAAGGCCAAATCATCTGATGGCTGAGATAAAACACGCATATAAGCGAGACAATCCCGAATTTCAGCTCTTTCGTAAAAACGCAAACCACCCACAACGCGATAAGGGACCCCTAGCATTAACAGACGCTCTTCAAAAGGACGCGTCTGGAAGCCTGCACGCATCAAAATAGCAATCTCAGAGAGAGGATGCCCTGATTTCTGAAGGCGCTCTATAGCTCCACCGACAACGCGCGCTTCCTCATCTGAATCATGCACGCCTATAATCTGAACTTTCTCACCGTGAGCGTTCTTACGCCCAGAACGCAGGGTTTTTCCTAGTCGCCCTTCATTATGTGAAATTAAACCAGCCGCAGCTGCCAAAATTTGGTCCGTTGATCGATAATTTTCTTCAAGACGAACAACTTTAGCCCCTGGGAAATCTTTCTCAAACCGCAATATGTTTTCGATTTCTGCTCCTCGCCAAGAATAGATGGACTGATCATCATCACCTACACAAGCAATGTTTGAAATGCCATCATGACGCTTTGCGAGAAGCCTAAGCCACAAATATTGGATCGTATTCGTATCCTGATATTCATCGACTAATATATACCTAAAAATTCTATGATACTGAGCCAGAACATCAGGCTTTGTTCTTAAAATTTCAACCACATGCAACATAAGATCCCCAAAGTCGCATGCATTTAAAGTCTGAAGACGTTCTTGATAGAGGCGGTAAATAGCTAGGGCATGGCCATTAGCAAAATCTGTATCTTCTACAGGCGTTACCCGATCAGGGGTTAATCCTCTATCTTTCCATCGCTGAATAATTCCCAATAACTGATTGGGAGGCCACCGTTTTGTATCAATCTGAAACGGTTCCATCACTTGTTTTAAAAGACGGAGCTGATCGTCTGTGTCTAAGATATTAAATCCAGATGTTAACTGGACATACTCTGCATGACGCCGCAGCATGCGCGCACAAATGGCATGAAAAGTGCCCAGCCATAACCCTTCAACAGGTTCACCTAAGATAGCACCAACCCGCTCCTTCATTTCTTTAGCCGCTTTATTCGTAAAAGTGACCGCTAAAATCTGACTTGGATATGCTTTGCCAGTTAGTAAAATATGGGCAAAACGTGTAGTTAACACACGCGTTTTGCCTGTTCCTGCACCAGCAAGAATCAACAAAGGCCCCTCTGTTGTTTCAATTGCACGCCGTTGCTCTGAATTTAATCGAGACAAATAGTCCGAAGAGGGGGTAAGAGAATTATGTTGCACGTATTTTATATAGAATGAGATTACCTGGTGGCCAACACAAATATAAAAGATTTAACGAGAGATTTCATAAAAGGAACTGGCCCTCAAGGGCACCGAAGCCGTATGCGCACACGAGTTATGACTGCCGGCGCTGAGAGCCTAGCTGATTATGAATTGTTAGAAATGCTTCTTTTTTTGAGTGTGCCGCGCAAAGACACTAAGCCCATGGCCAAAAAACTAATCAATTATTATGGAAGTTTAATCGATATTTTTCGTGCTCCAACAAAGGAACTGCAAGCGCTTGGTTTAAATAATGATATTATTCGAACTTTGCGCTTACCAGCTATTGCTGCAGAACGGCTTTCACTCGCAGAAAAAAGAGAAAAACCTGTTTTAGGAAATTGGGATGCTTTAACCGGATATTTGGATGTTTCTTTAAAAAATGCATCGCCTAATCAATTTCGAATATTATATCTTGATAACCGCAATAAACTTTTATCTGATGAAGCTATAACAGAGTTTAATGATCACAAAACTCTCAATAAAACAATCGGAAAACAAGCTTTATCTCTGCATGCTTCCGCGATTATTGGGGTTTATTTCCAACCAAAAATCACTCTTCCGCAACTAGCGGATATAAGCCAACAGATAAAAACAGCACTGAATTTTTTATCTATTACAACTCATGATTTTTTATACGCTCAAGATCCAAACCATTATAAAAGCTTTCAGCAAGAAAATATTTTATAACTCTCATTAGAAATAAATATATGACTGATATTCATCTCAAACAAAATAAACTACAATCTTTTAAAGAGTTCATTGAGACACCAAACGTGAAAATTGATGATTTAATTTTGACAGGTCGTGGGCGTTATTTAACTGATTTGGATATTCTTGCTTATATTATTTCCCTTTGCATAAAAGATAATGATCTTTCTTTTTTACTAGCCCAATCACTTTTAGAAAAGTTCCACTCTTTCGCAATGGTTCTAATATCAAGAGGGGAGGATATAATGAGCATTAATGATATGAAACTCAGTATTATTCCCATGATCAAAGTATTACAAGAATTAGGCCTTCGGTATAACAAACAAAGAATGCCATCAAAAGATATCATCCGAAATGAAAAAGAACTTATTGAATATCTTAGTTCTCGTTTATCACGAGAAGTTATTGAACAATTTCGTATTTTATTCTTGGATGATGAAAAAAGCTTAATTTCTGATGAAGCTCAAGCACGAGGAACAATTAATCATACTCCCGTTTATCCACGAGAAGTGGCGAGAAGGGCACTCGAGCTGAATGCAACATCACTTATTTTAGTGCACAACCACCCCAGCGGAGACCCCAGCCCATCTAAAGCTGATTTGGATATGACCAAGCATATTCAAATCACTTTAGAGACAATTGGCATTGAGTTATTTGATCACTTTATTATTGGCAATGGCGTTCATACTAGTTTTAAAAAAGAAGGTTTCTTATAAAAGATCTGGGGACAACTGCGAAAGCCCTAATTCACCAGGGAGTGCCCCATACGGATAGATCGTATTAACGTGCCCCATCTTTCTTCTTGGACGCGCTTCTTTTTTCCCGTATAAATGAACCGAAACACCTTCTTTTTTAAGTAATGAAGGCACTTTTTCCATATCTTTGGGACCAATCAAATTATGCATAATCGCATCTGAATGACGGCGCGCTGTTGGTAAAAAAATGCCCGTTACTGCTCGAATGTGCATTTCAAATTGATCGATCAGGCAAGCATCCATGGTCCAATGACCAGAATTATGAGGCCGTGGAGCAATTTCATTTACTAATAAGTCACCCTTCGCGTCCTGAAAAAATTCAACCCCCAATATGCCAACAAGATCAAAACGTGTTGCAATCTTCGTAGCAATATCTTGAGCTCTCTGTGCGATCTCGGGTGTAACAGGCGCGGGGGCTAATGTAATATCTAATATTCCATCCCGATGCCTATTTTCAACAGCATCAAAACATCGAACGGTCCCGTCCACTCCACGCACAACCATAACACTTAACTCACGCTGAAAATCGATCTTTTTTTCAGCAATAAGTGGATAGGGTAAATCAGTTAACGCTCTTAACTCTTCAGCATTGTTAACGCGAAACTGTCCTTTCCCATCATAACCAAATCGTGTTGTTTTTAGAATAAGAGGAAATCCAATATCTTCCTCTAGTGCTAAAAGATTATGTGAAGAACTAACCTGTTTCCATGGAGCAACAGATACACCAATTCCCTCTAGTGACTGTTTCTCTAAAATACGATCTTGACTAATCTTCAAGACTTGCCCAGCCGGACGCACAGGCTTTAACCTCTCTAATAGCTCCAATCCTTGGGCACTAATATTCTCAAATTCAAATGTAATAACATCACACAAAGATGCAAACTCTTCTAGTGCAGCCTCATCATCAAAAGAGCCAACCGTAACAGATGCAGATACTTCAATAGCTGGACTTGAAGGAGCTGGATTTAAAATATGTACTCGATATCCTAATTTCGCAGCAGCCATGGCAGACATACGCCCAAGCTGACCGCCACCAATAATTCCAATAGTGCTACCAGGATAAAAAACTTGATTAGCCATTATGCTTCTTCACTCGGTCTATCTGCAACAGAAGCAGTTTGAGCTGCTCTCCAAGCTTCTAAACGTGTTGCTAGTTCCTTGTCATGCAGTGATAAGATAGAACCTGCTAAAAGAGCTGCATTCTTAGCACCAGCTTTGCCTATTGCTAACGTCCCTACTGGTACACCACCGGGCATCTGCACAATTGATAAGAGGCTATCTTGGCCTTTCAATGTCCGACTTTCTACAGGAACCCCTAAAACAGGTAATGTTGTCCAAGCCGCACACATCCCCGGAAGATGGGCCGCACCGCCAGCACCTGCAATAATAACATTTAATCCACGCGAACGCGCTGTCCGAGCATACTCCGCCAAGCGATCTGGTGTTCTGTGAGCGGAAACAATACGTTTTTCATAAGGGATACCTAGTTCATCTAGGATATCACAAGCATGCTTCATGGTTTGCCAGTCAGACTGACTACCCATAATAACACCTACACGCACAACAAAATCAGATTGAATCACATCAGAAGAAGTGGATAAAGTTTTGTTCATTAAGCTATGTCATCCGGAATAAGTTTTGTCTCGATTCGAGCAATCTCATCTTTCAACTGCAACTTCCTTTTTTTTAGTCGTTGCAATTGCAGCTGATTGATAGAATGGTTTGTTAAACGGCTAATTACCGTATCAAGATCACGATGCTCACTTCGTAACTCATGCAGACGTCTGAAGATAACATTATTATCAATCATCATTAGCGCATGCCCCAAAATGCTAGAAAGACATTATGGAAGAATGCAAACAGATCATCAATATAATTCAATGATCTGCTCCAAGCTTCGAGATTTTTACAACGACTGTTTAATTACTATGAGTTTTCTGCAACCACGAATGTACTCTCTGGTAAACTCTGCCCTTCACGAGCAAGTCTATCATTCGCCGCAGCAACAGCAGCATTTAAGTCAGTTTGTGTACACAATCCCAAAATAACTGGATCACGTGGCTTTATGTTTGCACTATTCCAATGCTGCCGATCCCGGACCTTAATAATAGTATCTTTAGTCGTCCCTAATAGCTTAACAATTTGTACTTCTGTTAATTGTGGATACTGCCGCAAAATAAAAGCGATCGCGTCAGGACGATCATTCCTTTTAGCAACAGGTGTGTAACGAGCACCCTTAGCACGTCGCTTAACCGGGCTAGGCGAGGGGGCTATCTTTAATTTTGCATTTGAATCAGCTTCACAACGCTTAATTTCAGCTTCAGAAAGCTGATGATTCTTTACCGGATC
Protein-coding sequences here:
- a CDS encoding TonB-dependent receptor; its protein translation is MKRHLSLGLHISTLVFFFEFTPALARDVSPKTITHKHPPYKKLPTKAHIIPQNDEHVTVSATHKSHGTHIILSRKIMDEQLPGTNPLKTLAQLPGIQFQSDDPQGIDTYAIQLYMHGFTQNEIGMTLDGIPLGEPTFRNYNGLNPIQAISSENVARLDVSQSAGAESDANTNALGGSINYISSSPHNKTGGTIAQSFGSNSLYHSFFRFDSGKLNSSGTKFFVSYMRNDTNKWKGGGDQFMQQVNAKIVQPIGQSSHVSAFFDWDDLRMVNYQDYTPNWLKNNGPSLDNFYGLPNAWANAYNASRGVFPSSYKNVYDPKDASYYDSTASSGDSFGGINADLELTNRLRWKTTLYGHEETGHGTYANPYACSNSTSSPCSPADDTVSLNGGRIFEQVRKPSINRYGVLSSLDYHIAKNFISLGGWYENNHYSTYEYAYQQPLLGEGEPLNPFGSFSGVPYRTLWGQQYNTNTFTAFVQDTYHPISSLTLHFGFKSILNTTRVGDAENWSKRFPQLTSSESLTTAKAFLPHMSAEWHFLPRHSLFVDISENVHAYPQSGYNSSNAPMAVSQVAYNAVKDTLQPETAWTFAGGYRYADRYVDANLYLYRTNFHNRLQQILGSAGEGSLLTNNTSSVQNVGNVNMNGLDASLTLTPIRGLSLFNSLSYDHATYGQNIKSGGSTYFTKGKQVVAYPRFMYKARLSYDWKNWQTYIDAQYYSSRNFDYTGDYKISPYWMSDLGVSYTLNNVHLLNNNASSIHKLIFSFNIYNLANTRYVSTMGQNGFTMSNAQNASFNNQSILLGAPRQFFGSVRAEF
- a CDS encoding pirin family protein, whose amino-acid sequence is MIDVRPFNQLGGAHHGWLQAKHHFSFADYYDPKRVGWGNLLVWNDDTIAAGTGFPPHPHRDMEIITYVRDGAITHEDNLGNKGRTVAGDVQVMSAGTGVVHSEYNLEPETTRIFQIWIMPDQKGHKPSWGTRTFPKGDRSGHFVVLASGQDNDNDALKIHADARVLGANLKNGEETEYSLGRERKAYLVVAKGRVEVNGKIINERDGAAVDDTDILKFKSFEDSEVVLVDVNE
- a CDS encoding transglycosylase SLT domain-containing protein; the encoded protein is MLRTFFLLSILICLGGYSKDARSEDGLCSVPISQAEYQFNIPHNLLQSVALIESGRTTSRLGKREAWPWTVNAEGKGYFFNSKNEAIQAVREFIQEGIVSIDVGCMQINLHQHPDAFRSLENAFDPYLNAQYGGEFLHQLFGKTHSWLQAVGAYHSLTPQLGAEYRQHVFALWSGVEDNYRPPDFLPQVVMTSMGPKVIFPNTFEKYNSFNSKSGKHEKEVLLQASTLIKNIKKPVETSKFRYSDNIKEGKTLSSYRLNPIHDNWRGNNFY
- a CDS encoding aminopeptidase P family protein, which translates into the protein MTLSAIALHDRLKLTRQACEELGVSGFIIPRGDEFLGEYVSEASERLAWLTGFTGSAGLAAVLPNVASVFSDGRYTVQMEEQVLHDVWERHHIISEPLSKWLEQNASGLKIGYDPKLVSQSMLKSWRAKNVELVPLTQNPIDMAWKDRPLETKNAVVKHSIEFSGESSASKRKRLAELLEKNDQDAVIFADCTSVAWLFNLRGSDVPLTPIAHGYALLHADAKAELFIEKERVERDLLDAFRDEVTVYPPHHLEERLLKLSEKTVRIDSSTTPVWFEAFLKMNKARIIDEVDPCTLPKAIKNVVEQEGSRRAHHYDGVALARFLHSLTTSGVGQRETDLVERLDYFRRQSEFYKEQSFDAISAVGPNGAYPHYRAEIGKDRSLTPNSVYLIDSGGQYPFGTTDITRTVWIGPENPPKSIKEAFTRVLKGNIALSCARFPLGTTGHRLDALARLPLWEVGLDFDHGTGHGIGSYLSVHEGPQSISSVFRPTPLQEGMIVSNEPGYYQAGDYGIRIENLMLVKQAQNPKSTKHFLEFEVLTYTPIDRELIDLSLLNEDEVSWINTYHSNTFSKIAPEVEPEVQEWLKKVCEPLSE